Proteins encoded within one genomic window of Saccharopolyspora pogona:
- a CDS encoding transposase family protein encodes MVTYSAKLDVPRELVLFLSKLLAGERRRKGTRKRRRALTTFWQAVLVLRWFRDRTDTTKLARDHGVARATGYRYVDEGIEALAAQAPDLHDALQRAKDNGDAYLILDGKNFSSDRLGEKTTSTKGTEIDLWYSGKTREQAGNIQALTDPDGFPLWVSDVEPGSVHDITDAENHVLGALYWAYSQLDLPTLADGGYQGAGAGVLTPIKHPKTSKGRPLDVDNQTYNKLLRGLRALGERGFALLTGRWRALRHFTTSPRKIGTIVKAALVLTQFEHGRLA; translated from the coding sequence GTGGTCACGTATTCTGCCAAACTCGATGTTCCCCGTGAACTGGTGCTCTTCCTCAGCAAGCTGCTGGCCGGTGAACGCCGCCGGAAAGGGACCCGCAAGAGGCGCCGGGCGTTGACCACGTTCTGGCAGGCTGTGCTGGTCCTGCGGTGGTTCCGCGACCGCACCGACACCACCAAACTGGCCCGCGATCACGGTGTCGCCCGCGCGACCGGCTACCGGTATGTCGACGAGGGCATCGAGGCGCTGGCCGCGCAGGCCCCGGATCTGCACGACGCCCTGCAACGGGCCAAAGACAACGGCGACGCCTATCTGATCCTGGACGGCAAAAACTTCTCCTCCGACCGTCTCGGCGAAAAGACCACCAGCACCAAAGGCACCGAGATCGACCTGTGGTACTCCGGGAAAACCCGCGAACAAGCCGGCAACATCCAAGCACTGACGGACCCGGACGGGTTCCCGCTGTGGGTCTCCGACGTCGAGCCCGGGTCCGTCCACGACATCACCGACGCTGAAAACCACGTCCTCGGCGCCCTGTACTGGGCTTACTCCCAGCTCGACCTGCCCACCCTGGCCGACGGCGGCTACCAGGGTGCCGGAGCCGGGGTCCTCACCCCGATCAAACACCCCAAAACCAGCAAAGGCCGCCCACTCGACGTCGACAACCAGACCTACAACAAACTGCTGCGCGGCCTGCGCGCCCTCGGCGAACGTGGATTCGCCCTGCTCACCGGCCGTTGGCGCGCCCTACGACACTTCACCACCAGCCCCCGCAAAATCGGCACCATCGTCAAAGCCGCACTCGTACTCACCCAATTCGAACACGGCCGACTCGCATAA